The proteins below come from a single Desulfobulbaceae bacterium genomic window:
- a CDS encoding chemotaxis protein CheC encodes MEETTTLLSEEEKDILQEIMNIAFGQAAADLAEIINIYVVLNVPYIQVLRAIDMPEYLHNELAGHEVISMVEQHFWGDFKGSAYLIFPSGAGKELVSIMGEGVGESGFDSASFDGMEKETLMEVGNILIGACVGKVAELLDDRVTYSPPRVAIENFAIKSIPAEIFDLHSSAIVLKTVFNFNERDVSGFLFLVTKQDSINWLKNSLVTFMEKYE; translated from the coding sequence ATGGAAGAGACTACTACTTTGTTGAGTGAAGAGGAAAAAGACATTCTGCAGGAGATAATGAACATTGCTTTTGGTCAGGCCGCTGCTGACCTGGCCGAGATCATAAATATCTATGTTGTGCTGAATGTCCCTTACATCCAGGTATTACGAGCAATCGACATGCCAGAATATCTGCATAATGAGCTTGCCGGCCATGAAGTGATCAGTATGGTTGAGCAACACTTCTGGGGCGATTTCAAAGGCAGCGCCTACTTGATCTTTCCCTCTGGGGCTGGTAAGGAACTGGTTTCGATCATGGGTGAAGGTGTCGGTGAGAGTGGTTTCGACTCGGCATCCTTCGATGGTATGGAAAAAGAGACCTTGATGGAGGTTGGGAATATTCTGATTGGGGCCTGTGTCGGCAAAGTAGCTGAACTACTTGATGATAGGGTCACCTACTCACCGCCACGGGTTGCGATTGAGAATTTCGCCATTAAATCTATCCCCGCCGAGATCTTTGACCTTCATTCATCGGCTATTGTCCTCAAGACAGTGTTTAATTTTAATGAACGTGATGTTAGCGGATTTCTTTTTTTAGTCACAAAACAAGATTCCATCAACTGGCTGAAAAATTCATTGGTAACATTTATGGAAAAGTATGAGTGA
- a CDS encoding response regulator: protein MTRKILIVDDSPISRKMLKSRFPKEQTYDFYEAGDGLAGFELYKEIRPDITFMDLTMPVMDGPTAIAEIRKFDPNALIIVSTADIQIKSLSLVMDLGALMVLKKPPSSESVLDALTQSEEQLRK from the coding sequence ATGACAAGAAAAATTCTTATCGTTGATGATTCGCCTATCTCCAGGAAAATGCTCAAGAGTCGTTTTCCCAAGGAGCAAACCTATGATTTTTACGAGGCCGGTGACGGTTTAGCCGGTTTTGAACTATACAAAGAGATCCGGCCGGATATTACCTTCATGGATCTTACCATGCCGGTGATGGATGGCCCCACTGCCATTGCTGAGATCAGGAAGTTCGACCCTAATGCCTTGATCATCGTTTCCACTGCTGATATTCAGATCAAATCACTCAGTCTGGTCATGGACCTGGGCGCTTTAATGGTTTTAAAAAAACCGCCTTCCTCGGAAAGTGTGCTGGATGCATTGACCCAAAGCGAAGAACAGCTGAGGAAATAA